From the genome of Loxodonta africana isolate mLoxAfr1 chromosome 4, mLoxAfr1.hap2, whole genome shotgun sequence:
aaacaaagaagaaattgtAAACgtgctgcaggaaaaaaaaaaatcaaaactgaaaAGGAACCAACTAtaacctttaaaaataaaaaatacaataaaatttaaaaactcaatAGACAAGTTAAAGAGCAGATTATACATAAGTGAAAGTACACGAGTGAAATGAAAAACTGATTTAAAATACAGCATGGGAACAGAAAGAGATAGAAAATAGGAAcgtatggttaagagctacaggagATGGGTGAACAAGTCCAATACataaaaaactcactgccgtcgagtcgattccgactcatagcgaccccacaggacagagtagaactgccccacagagtttccaaggagcacctgggggatgtgaactgccaacctcttggttagcagctgtagcacttaaccactacaccactgggtgGGAATTcccaaaagagaaaatggaatggGAAAGAGGCAATACTCTAAGAGATAACAGCTAATGATCTTCCAAAATTCACGAGAAACACCAATGAATCTAAGCCAGCATAAACGAAAATAAATCAGTACCCAGGTACATCATGTGAAACTACAGaacaacaaagataaagagatttTAAAAGCAGATAGAATACAGACTACCTGTGAAGAACCATGATTAAAACTGACAGCTGAATACTCAGCAATATCAACAAAACCCAGAAGACACTGAAATATtaataaagtgctgaaagaaaataactgtcaACTGAATAATTGTATATTTACTGAAACTATTTTTCAAGAACAATGGTAAAATAATgacactaaaaaaatttttttaaacccgAGTTTATAACTAAGTTAGCATCTAAAGTGTGTActtcagaaaaaaagataaatggtCATGAAAGGTAACACATGTAACTGACAAAaacttaatatccagaatatataaagagttcATGAATCAATACAAAAATGACAAAAACCACAATCAAAAAATAGACGAagaccaaaataataataataaggcacTTTACACAAGAGGAAAGATAAATGGCTctaaacatatgaaaaaacaCTGAACCTCTTCGGTGATCATTGTTAGCTGTCATGGAGTCAACCCCCAACTCATGACAGGAGATacaaattaaaaggaaaataaatacccAACCGTTGGCTAGGATATGGAGCAATAGGAACTCTCATACCCTACTGGGTGGGAGCATAAATTGGTTAGTACTATTTTGTAAAACATGCAACATACTCCATGACCCCACAATTCCATACCTAGaaatataccctaaaaaaaacTTACACATGTATATTAAAAGACATGACCATGAGTACATTCTTTTATTCACTGGGATTAAAATTAGGAATTAACTCttaaatgtttaattaaaaatcATACAACCTACTCTCATCATCCAAAAATATTATCTATGAAAAAAAGCTTGTACAGACTTGTTATTCATTAACCGTTAATAACCCGCTGCCATCGTAAATGTCAGTATTATCCTTTTATAAGTGCAGAGATAAAATACCCATACTTGACAATTCAGTTTTACATACAGCATGAATGACTTTTTTTCAAACTGACAGGCATATCACCAAATACTATATACAAATAATCACCAAAAACTATATGAAGTATTGATGTAAGAAAAATCctttttgaagattttttcaaGTTAATCAGGATTAAAGATAAATAAAACTTTTATCCTTATCATCCTTGAgtgaaataattttgttttaatatcTTAATCCAAAAATACACAGAAGGAAACAACAAGAGTATATAGAAAGCCTGATGTCCTGTGGTCTTTCTTAATAACAACCCATTTTCAAGAGACTATAATCTCCTCAACAGAAAGCGTTCTACCAGTGGTCTTAATCAGATTCTGAGAAACTCATATTCAAGAATAAACAGTATgccactaaaaccaaaacaatGTAGGTATTAGCAGCCTCAGAAGAGGTTAGTTTATACCTGATGAGTCATTTCTAAAATGAGGGAAATGTAAGACTTTGAAGTGTTTTCTATTCAAACTGGAAAATATATAAAGGTGGGACTCATTTATGAAGCAGGCTGACCCAGaaattttacttcattttataCATCTTTGACTCTATGCAAACATCAAActaagaatggctaaaatgagtCTCTCGTCCTATACATTTATACtaaccttttttttgttttctcaaggTATTTTACTTTCGGCAAAGTCcataagaaatttagaagatgacATGGTATTTAATACATTTAGGCTCGGGAAAGCCTTCCAGAAGGAAGATACTGCAGAAAAATCAGTCGTTGCTCCTTCCCTGGAACAATATAAAAGCGATGAGAGCAGTTTCATGAACGAAGAGGGAAACAGAAATTCAAAGGTAAGTGGTAATGTGATTTGCTCTTTATTTCAGTgggaatttaaataatttttacaagTCCTTTGAAAAGTAAAATGGAAAATGTATCATTTTAGTTTTATAAACAGAACTATGTGCAAATAGTCACATAATGTGCATTAGAACAACTGATGAAATTTTATGCATTCCAGTTGGTTTTTCCATCTTGGAGAAAATCTCTCatccaaaagtttttttttcccctaataaaCTTGtatctaagattttttttaaagaatcaaaaAACAGTACAGAGCATCTCTGAATTGATACAATAAGAATATTATATAATTGTATTATAGTTCCATTCCTAATGGAACAGCTAAAACATAAATTGACCTTTTCTTTACAGAATGCAGGCTTCAAACATAATTTCTTAAATCATGGTCTCCCACTGAATCTGGCTATAAAACCTTATCTTGCACTAAAGGGATCTGTAGCTTTTCCAGCTGAGAATGGAGTTCAGAATACTGAATCAacacaggaaaagagagaaattgGGGATGAAGAAAACTCAGCTAAATTTCCTATAGGAAGGAGAGATTTTGACAGTGAGTAATCTTTTAAAATTCAATTCTTACATCTTAATTCCATAAAATAAGACTCTGGCTTGAACTGAAGTTTGAGTCAATCATAACAGAATCAAATAAGACCATGGTTCAATTACAGTCAATAACATAAAGCAAACCCCCAGAAAAATGTGGGGTAAAAAATCACTTGATTAGTTTTCATAATATTCATTTACTCAGAATTAGCTCTACTAGGTCCATCCTTTTATTTCTAATACATTTTATGGTAATAATAGTTCTTTAAacaatttaaacttttttttttcctttcagtgctCAGGTGTATGCTGGGAAGAGTCTACCGACCTTGTTGGCAAGTCTGATACTTTTTGGTTCACATCATCTTTTCAGAGGAAGACAAAATCATTTAATTGCCAGTTAAGGAAAAAGCCCTTAATGTTACTGTAACTTTATTATGCTACTATGTATTATCTTAACATGTTTTAAAAGGAAGTACTATGATACATCAGTAATGTAAATGATGTTTTTTCTGTGCATTAAACTTCATGAAAATTCTGCATGATTACGACTTACTAGTATTTTTGAACAATGTTTAACACACTAACCTTAAATACACTCcagatcaaaataaaaaaagaatcaggGTAATTTACACCTTGACCTTTTAAAAATCAAGTATATGCCTTTGGTTTTACATATACATAAATCTAATACATATAAAAGACAAATTCATAGTCTAAAAAACTGAGTTAACTTTGTCTGGCCAGCAATCAATTTCTCCCTGGCGGTACACTTGTTGCCTTTTGCTGTTCGAGCTAGTTTGCCATCCAATGTATTCTGCGAATCCTTTGATGTCTTAGGTATCTTAGTATTTTTCTGTTGAAGTAATTCATTTCCATTATCACAGAAAACATGTTCGCCATCCAAATCCACCTGTTTCCTTTTTGAGTTCTCATTTCCTGTCTGActacttgattttttttgtatttttttatttttacttctgtCCAAATGAACATTTCCAGAACTTGTTCCAATTGTTGGTCTTCCAACAGATGAATTTACACCTTCTGTTATGTAAGACGAAAAGGGGAGAGaattatataatatttaatattattactCATGAATATTTTATGATAAACTTTAACAATAGCTAAACAACAGTGAAAACTTATGATTTACAATAAAAGAATGCTATAAATTATATGACTAACAAATGGAGCTACATTACTATCACATTACTTTTGATTTTACCATATCACCTCTCAAACTTACCAAAAAATATTTGCTTTGTTTGAATGCATGACATTTAATCCTTAAGCAAAAGCTAAAAATTATGTCTTAAATAACCCATAAACAaaccgttgctatcgagtcacgtcccactcatagcgactacATTTAGTTAAATCAAACTGTGTCCTATCTCTTCCATAAATCTGCACTTAGATTTAGCTATTTAAATAAACTCAGATCTTTAAGAATATAAACCTTTACCTTCATAGCACTTTGCAAACAAAACCTAGTTTTAATTAAAACCAATTAGTAGACTAGAATTAAATTGTTATTTAATTGCTTAAATAAGGTCAATTTACCAGGAGGGTCATTTTCCATGCGAAGAACACATAGGGGCTTTGATGCTGAATTAACACTATTCCATTTATCCTTGCTTATCATGCACTCATCTTTGTAAGTACAAGCAAACTGGGATCTAATTAAGGTTTGCTTTACCTggtaacaaaaacaaagaaaatacacaatTTATTCTTTATCATCTAAATAGATGCACACCCTATAGTAATCAAGGTATAAAAATTTCCCTAAAAATTTTGTTATTCATTGGGAACTTTCAACCCTTGATGTTTCATAACATGCAAACTCATTCACTGCTATAGCTAACATTTTGGTTCTTTTTAGTACTATCAGCTTTATGTATATGTTTGACATCTTTTTGTGACAGTTATAAGAAATTTAATTTTGGGCTCTTCAGAGGCCTGCATCTTGGCTGCTTTGGAAAGTGAGTTTTATTATAAGTGAACTAATAACATACATGATATACACAGCCGTACAAAAATTCAAGTTCTTCCTCCTAAGAACTACACAGTGCACAActctttgaggggaaaaaaaagtagcatatggaattttaaaaaaatcagaggaatggaggaagggagaaacattaagacaaaaaagagaaataagagagggcataaaaaacaaaaatagaaagctAGCAAAGAAATAAACTAAGAGATAATACAAAATGGTGATTTTGTGTGGTGGtgtttgccgtcaagttgattccaactcatagctaccccatgtgacagagcagaagtgccccatagtttcctaggctgtaatctttatgggaacccATGGAGCAGGCGGTGGGTTCCAAacccaacatttcagttagcagccaagctaaccgcttaaccactgctccactaagGCTCCTTACAACCCAATACCTCCATGAAGCCTCATGCACTCAACTCCTGTCATACAGCTTCCACCATGAGATGCCCTAAAATATAACTGTAGGTTTCAAGTAGCACTTTCCAGACCTTATTAATTCCATAAATACAGAAGTAAACAATTGATAAAGCCATTAAAATAAAGTTTAATTAATGTAATAAACTCTGCATTATATTACATCACATCACTACTACAATAGCATTATCCACAGAGATTTTCATCTGCAAAACCATTACTAATCACTGAAATTATCTTTTTACAGAAAGTTTCTTTCATTTCACCAGAGATACTGCATATAAAGAGTTATAAAGAGGAGAGTAAGACCTTGTAGGGAAGTAGATGCTAAGTGGCTGGTTAGGATCACTCCCTGAGTACACACACGGTGATGGCACCTATGGGTGACATGAAGAAGCTTTAGCcatccctccccccaccacctaAAAAtcttcatcaccaccaccacccataaAACACTCTAATTAAAAACACAATAATCATATTCTTTAGTAAGACAAATAATGTTTTCTCAATCTCAAGTTTGGTATGAATAAAAATTTCTTCAGAAAgtggtattatttttatttttaacatacaGTCGAAGTAAAAACCTTTGTTTGCTATGTAAATGCAGTACAAAATAAATCCCATAGGCCTCTCTCCAACTGGATTTCCTGTCTTCAGGCTCCCCTGTAAAGAATTTCTAGGGCCCAGTTTTTTAGTAAccctagtggaaaccctggtggcattgtggttaagagttcggctacttaccaaaaggctagcagttcgaatccaccgggcactccttgaaaaccccatggggaagttctactctgtcctatagggtcactatgagttggaatcgactcaatggcaatagttttgttatttttttaagtaactcTAGTAaccctggacaatgaataaggaagaccgaaaaagaattgatgcttttcaaatacggtactggtgaagaatattgaatataccatgggctgtcaaaagaacaaacaaatctatcttggaagaagtacaggcagaatgctccttagaggcaaggatggtgagactgcatctcatatactttggacatgttatcaggagggatcagtccctgcagaaggacaagcttggtaaagaagagggtcagcaaaaaaaaggaagaccttcaatgagatggactgacacggtggctgcaacaatgggctcaagcataaggattgtgaagatggcacaggaccaggcagtattttgttttattgtgcacagggttgctataagttggaactggctcaacagcacctaacaacaacaatagtaaccCTAAGCCAATTTCAGAAAACTAGAGTTACAAAGCAATGGATTCTTAAAATACTAAGAAAAGTTCAGATGTAAAAGATAGTTAACTACTTTATTTACcatgaaaatattatttaaaagcaTATCAAAACATAAGAACCACAACAGTTCTATAGTGCTCTTGGAATAATTATATTCAAAATAAATAACTGAGGGCAGTtatattgaagattttttcctttttagaaaAGATTACATATGGGTTTTCTTTCCTCAGCCCTATATAAAAAATCTTTTTCATCAATTACCACTTATTAAGTTCCAACTACTTGACAGGCACACAGTATGCTAGAAAAGATTACTAAGATGGCTTCTACAATCACAAAGACTTCTGCTTTAAAAAATTTGCTATTGGCGTACAGCTGGAAGGAATAACAAATAAATTGGATAACAGAATCAAGACTGAAAAGATCTCAAAAGGCTAGAACCATAAGTAGAAAATAATAAGATGAAAATGAAATAACAAAGCCCTGTATTTAAGTTCAAAAGTATCAATTACAGATGTACAGGATGAGGAGAACCTGACTTaaaaacaacatatgaaaaagacCTAGAGGTATTAAGCGGTCATGAACTTGACTGGAGTCAACAGTGTGATGTCCTGCTAAGAGAGCAGTACAGAAAGACATGTGGTAGGAAAAGCATCAAATTTGCAGTCAAAAACCTGGTTCCCACTATTGGCCCAACCACTTATTAACTAGATGGCCTTGGGCAAACCAGTGAACTTCTCACTTACCCACACACAATTGGGAAGAATATTTACCTCACAGAGCTGTCAGGATTAAATGAAGTAAAAAGTATGAAAGGGCTATATAGTACTCTAAAGTACTATGCAGATATGAGTTATTATTAAGGGCTATATAGTACTCTAAAGTACTATGCAGATATGAGTTATTATTGAAGtaatgtacacatacaaagaaGGGATTCCTATAGTAAGAGATCTGTTAAATCCGATTGCCCAGGACAAGTCAACTCCAAGATGACTCTAGGTAAGCAGctcaaaaaaagaatgaacttaAAATACCTTCTTCATTTTAGTTATTAAAACAATGCAAGCTACACTGGTTTGTATTTATAGCTTAAAAGAGATTGCTTTCCCTTTGTTCAGAAAAGTTTAATTTTTCTGCACAAGATTAGTGGCTACATAGAATTGAGATTACTTCCTGTTTCAAATCTTCCAAATCTCTGTGTGTATTTGATTTGGAATCACAAATAAGCAAAACAATTCCTCTTCAAAGTGCTTTTGAAGTACTAAACAACTGAGAATAACGTCCAGATTCATACATGACTGTTAAAATCATTTTATGTTCAAGTCAATGAGAGAACATATTGAAATTTTTCCTTTGTAGAGTGATTTCCCCCTTTGGAAAGATTTCTATTCACAGTAAAATTGCAGTGAACTTCAAACTTGCCAAGAATTGGAAAAGTCCTTTTGCCACAACTCTTTTTAAATTGAAATTATTAGTAGGTTCCCAGTTTGAGGAAAATAATACTTCACATAGGAAAGCCTGACTCCAGTTAAGTTCAGGCAAATGAGTCAAAATATCAAAACGTCACAGACATTTTCAGAGTTaggtattgtcttagtcatctactgctgctataacagaaataccacaagtggatggctttaacaaagagaagtgtattctctcacaatccagtaggctagaagtctgaattctaggtgctggctccagggtaaggctttctttgtcggctctggaggaaggtccttgtcatcagtcttcccttggtctgggagaatctcagtgcaggaacctcaggtccaaaggacagatgtgttctgctcccggcactgctttcttagtggtgtgaggttcccaactctacttgcttccctttgcttttatctctttagagagaaaaggtggtccaggccacatcccagggaaaatacctttacattggatcaggaacatggcctgagcaagggtgttacaccctaccctaatcctttttaaccacaggcagagattatggtttataaaacataggaaaatcacaaaacagaggacaaccacagaatactgggaatcatggcctaagccagttaatatacacatttttgggaggacataagtCAATCCATGATGGGTATATTCATAAGAAAATCAAAGTTCTAAGCCCTCATTATACCAGCAAACATATCAACTTTGAAAATGGAAATCATTTTCAACATGTGTATTAAATACGTAATTATTCTaaatttatcttttcattttgacATTTTCAAAAAAACAGATTTGCTACCCTTacccacccattgccgttgagtcgatttcgactcaaagtgaccctatagggcagagtaccactgcaccatagggtttctaaggagcggctggtggattcaaactgccaacctttaggacagcagccaaacacttaaccactactctgccATATCAACTGACTCATTTCTTCATCAGTGAAATTCCAATTATTTTGCTAAATAGTAGGAAGATATTTTCAACCTAAGTAGCagcatttcccttttttttatgACTCCCAATTATAATTACTATGCCTTTATTTACTCTTAGGAGGAAGCATAAACTCTGAAGTCTGGCACCCAAATAAGAACTCTTactctgctacttactagctgaGTGGTCTGGAAAATGAGGTCTTTTAGAGTTGAGCAAGAATTAACTGGGATGAGAGATGTAAAATGTCCAGTATAATACTTGATATTTAGTAGGCATtcaagagctgtctcctcaaagtagggtcaaccttaatgacatgcttggagtaaagctttcaggaccttcatttgctgatgtggcaagactcaaaatgagaagaaacagcagcaaacattcactaataatcagaacatggaatatacgaagtatgaatccaggaaaactgaaagttgtcaaaaatgaaatggaacacttgaagatcaatattcCAGACAttagctgaaagggactggtattggccattttgaatcagacaatcatatggtctactgtgctgggaataacaaattgaagaggaatgacatcacatttctgtcaaaaagaacatttcaagaactatcctgaagtacaacactgtcagccatacgcctacaagaaagaccagtttaTAGGACTATTACtccaatttacacaccaaccactaatgccaaagatgaaggaccgggcagtgtttcttctgctgttcatagggtcactatgagttggaactgactcgatggcacctaacaacatttgttGCACTGTATCTTTAATCCTATAGAACCGTACTCTTTAATATGGAAGATACTAGCCAAATGTGAAatttaagtaaaattttaaaatccaGTTCCTCAGTGCAGTAGACACATTTCAAGCGCTCAGGAGACCAATGTGGTAAGAGCCTACAGCACTGGACAGTACaaacaaagaacatttaaaacccCTGTATACAAAAAGGTCTACTGGACAACACTGCTCTAGGAAAGAGTTTTATAATCTGTGTCTTGTGGCACATTTATGTGCTGCAGACGGATTCTCAAAGAACTCTGGAATATTTTTTAGTTTCCTAGGTCCATACGATCCGAGCACATATGCAACTTCAAATTAGTAAACAAAATCTTGCATCTATTACTCACATCTTCTAGCTACTCTCTGAGAACCTAATGTGAAAGGAGCAATTAAGctttgaaaaaaatcacaaccattatcttttttttttttttttaatttttattgtgctttaagtgaaagtttacaaattgagtcagtttctcacacaaaaacccatatacaccttggtacAAACTCCCAAttaaactaaacccactgctgttgagtcgattccgactcatagcgacactcccaattactctccccctaatgagacagcccgctctatcccaccactctctcttttcgtgtccatgtcaccagcttctaaccccctccaccctctcatctcccctctaggcaggagatgccaacatagtctcaagtatccacctgatccaagaagctcactcctcaccagcattcctctccgacaaattgtccagtccaatccatgtctgaagagttggcttcgggaagggttcctgtcctgggccaacagaatgtctgggggccgtgacaactggggtccttctagtctcagtcagaccattcagtctggtcttatgagaatttggggtctgcatcccactgctctcctgctccctcagggcttctctgttgtgttccctgtcagggcagtcatgggttgtagccgggcaccatctagttcttctggtctcaggatgaggtagtctcagttcatgtggctctttctgtctcttgggctagtaatcaccttgtgtccttggtgttcttcattctcctttgacccaggtgggttgagaccaattgatgcatcttagacagctgcttccttgtgtttaagaccc
Proteins encoded in this window:
- the PMCH gene encoding pro-MCH, whose amino-acid sequence is MAKMSLSSYTFILTFFLFSQGILLSAKSIRNLEDDMVFNTFRLGKAFQKEDTAEKSVVAPSLEQYKSDESSFMNEEGNRNSKNAGFKHNFLNHGLPLNLAIKPYLALKGSVAFPAENGVQNTESTQEKREIGDEENSAKFPIGRRDFDSE